The following proteins come from a genomic window of Flavobacterium crocinum:
- a CDS encoding RNA polymerase sigma factor yields MKTGDYNDNTILIESLQNGDEMAYTYLIDTYHHKLCVYANSLVKNVYSAEDIVQNVFIKVWEQRTRLKPEHSLKSFLYKLTYNEFIDLYRKNQSLFSLEKSYYDALNGIVQEEDSEAFQRVLNAVNKEIQNLPPKCKEVFILSKKEGLTNIEIAEHLDVSIKTVEAQITKAFSILRTSLEEKVKSVLFLLFSAKKKFRLSKLI; encoded by the coding sequence ATGAAAACGGGTGATTACAACGATAATACTATACTTATTGAATCTCTACAAAATGGAGATGAAATGGCGTACACCTATTTAATTGACACCTACCATCATAAACTTTGTGTTTACGCTAACAGTCTGGTTAAGAATGTTTACAGTGCCGAGGATATTGTACAAAATGTTTTTATCAAGGTTTGGGAACAACGTACGAGATTAAAACCGGAACACTCTTTAAAAAGTTTTCTTTACAAACTGACTTATAATGAGTTTATCGATTTATATCGAAAAAATCAATCTTTGTTTTCATTAGAGAAATCCTATTACGATGCATTGAACGGAATTGTCCAGGAAGAAGATTCAGAAGCTTTTCAGAGAGTTTTAAATGCTGTTAATAAAGAAATTCAGAACCTGCCTCCAAAATGCAAAGAAGTTTTTATTCTGAGTAAAAAAGAAGGTCTGACCAATATCGAAATCGCCGAGCATTTAGATGTTTCTATTAAAACGGTTGAAGCTCAAATCACTAAAGCCTTTTCGATCTTAAGAACTTCATTGGAAGAAAAAGTGAAAAGTGTTTTGTTTCTTTTGTTTTCGGCTAAAAAAAAATTCAGACTAAGTAAATTAATCTGA
- a CDS encoding FecR family protein, producing the protein MTVKKSERLIVKFITNQASQEEIEQLTEWLKEDENQIVFKDFIKTNYAIDTAMNNFDSTEARKQLSERIRKENNVFYKRRFTSYYKYAAILIVALGGFYFYKNSDTVITHPKQNVVIPREDEIVLQLGNESQNLRLNEAKNITDKDGNVIGRQEKGRLVYNKTYSDGALVYNTIRIPYGKKFEVQLSDGSLVHLNAGTSLRYPVQFVKNQNRQVYLLGEAFFEVEKDKEHPFNVNTQNVNIEVLGTKFNVDTYTENISTDVVLVEGKVSMYKDQKTKENQVYLKPGEKGSNERGKSKITTEQVNTEYYTAWVTGSLVFKNASFDDIIKKLERRYNVTFINRNKTLGREIFNARFDNEPIEVVLKYFSDSYAIDYDINKDKITIK; encoded by the coding sequence ATGACCGTGAAAAAATCAGAACGATTAATCGTGAAATTTATCACAAATCAGGCAAGTCAGGAAGAGATTGAGCAACTAACTGAATGGCTGAAGGAAGATGAGAATCAAATTGTGTTTAAGGATTTTATAAAAACCAATTACGCAATAGATACTGCTATGAATAATTTTGATTCTACTGAAGCGAGAAAACAACTTTCAGAAAGAATCAGAAAAGAAAATAATGTTTTTTATAAAAGAAGATTTACATCGTACTATAAATATGCAGCGATTTTGATTGTGGCTTTGGGCGGATTTTATTTTTATAAAAATTCAGACACTGTAATAACGCATCCAAAACAAAATGTAGTGATTCCCAGAGAAGATGAGATTGTATTACAACTTGGGAACGAATCACAGAATCTTAGGCTAAATGAAGCGAAAAACATAACCGATAAAGACGGAAATGTAATTGGAAGACAGGAAAAAGGCAGGTTGGTTTATAATAAAACCTATTCTGATGGGGCGTTGGTGTACAATACCATCCGAATTCCATACGGGAAAAAGTTTGAAGTACAATTGTCAGATGGATCGTTGGTACATTTAAACGCAGGAACATCTTTACGTTATCCGGTACAGTTTGTTAAGAATCAAAACCGACAAGTCTATCTTTTGGGAGAAGCTTTTTTTGAAGTTGAGAAAGACAAAGAACATCCGTTTAATGTGAATACACAAAATGTAAATATTGAAGTTTTAGGAACTAAGTTCAATGTAGATACATACACCGAAAATATAAGCACAGATGTTGTTTTGGTTGAAGGAAAAGTATCTATGTACAAGGATCAGAAAACAAAAGAAAATCAAGTGTATCTGAAACCCGGAGAAAAAGGCTCAAATGAAAGAGGTAAGTCCAAAATAACAACCGAACAGGTTAATACAGAATATTATACGGCTTGGGTAACAGGTAGTCTCGTGTTTAAAAATGCTTCGTTTGATGATATTATTAAAAAACTGGAACGTCGTTATAATGTGACTTTCATTAACAGAAATAAAACATTGGGAAGAGAAATTTTCAATGCCCGTTTTGATAACGAGCCGATCGAAGTGGTGTTAAAATATTTCAGTGACAGTTATGCGATTGATTACGATATCAACAAAGACAAAATTACTATTAAATAG
- a CDS encoding SusC/RagA family TonB-linked outer membrane protein — protein MKKLLNTIRFDKPFLKFDLKMKLTTLFILTTFTVMQAGVSYSQKAKMSFNANNMTVAKVIEKLEYTTNYRFVYNVRSVDLNRTINVNENNVSIETILNTIFGNTGTDYKVSGNHIVLMAKKAPEEKSAAEKDFIVKGRVTDEKGMPLVGAAVADNGSGRGVNTDFNGEYQIIAVSSETTLAYSYLGYVRQEIKVEGRSVINVVLKADVQELEGIVLKTGYQEITAEKATGSFSSLKAKDFQEQRLSGLDKILEGRVVGYQDGRIRGTTSMTGLTTPLYVIDGFPVENTRLTPYSTIEDNLPSLNLEDIETITVLKDAAASSIYGARAANGVIVITTKKAKAGKTNISFSSNLTVTPYRNYTGNLTDSGDIIGLERGWADGNPNLKTANAGTYAQSLLNNAVFTSLGMQTILNGYAGKTSMAEMNTRLDALGSQGYKYYDDIAKYAKRDQYFLQHNLSLGKATENNTFNASLTYKSNQLEDRYSDNETVGLNLKNSTQINSWLSLDLGSYTNFGKGDTQSYFASGPGFKYQPYNQLVNNDGTNFVSTAASRYNNFTLQSMQTYGLYNMDITPMDEFGRNLTENKTFLNRTFAKFNVKFSKAFTYNAMFQYEFGSDRASQLYGKDSYYVRSKVNGMVTIANNKAVYNLPYGDIIKETNQYSNAYNFRQQLNFNQTFAEKHDFSAIAGMEIRHSKQEYNDNTRYGYDSQTLGFAPINQADLLKVYGTVFSGYMGQNEFSLEKELQNRYVSVYSTGGYTYDKRYTLSGSIRWDRSNLWGTDSKYQNKPIWSAGAGWNINNESFFDADWVDGLKLRASYGIGGNIAKDSAPYLTAYYNSNSNVGGNQGTVNKRPNPELSWEKTTTTNIGLDFSLFKSRLSGTLDLYNKKGQDLLASSQGIPTEGWGYSTYYINNGEMTNKGIEVSLNGTIVKTPSFSWDASILYAYNKNRVDYVNVKAPVYYLQLDQAKFFPRVGTNYNSIYGYKWAGLSSTGIPQVYDASGTAVKYNPGQLDAIQDFGSTVPTHSGSFHTSAKYKNFSLSALFIYELGHKVRNTFLPMLNNVYNGAAGGYVTDISVVNNHIADRWQQPGDEAFTNVPRVVYEYDPEFNSDSRTIYSYADINILDASNVRLSNVSLAYQMPSDIVKRVKLDGVRFNLNAENVYTFAKSRDAKYMLGGFISPSFVFGVNVNF, from the coding sequence ATGAAAAAACTATTGAACACAATCAGGTTCGACAAGCCTTTTTTGAAATTCGATTTGAAAATGAAATTGACCACATTATTTATTTTAACCACTTTTACGGTGATGCAGGCGGGAGTAAGCTACTCGCAAAAGGCAAAAATGTCTTTCAATGCCAATAATATGACCGTTGCAAAAGTTATCGAAAAGCTTGAATACACTACTAATTATAGATTTGTTTACAATGTAAGATCTGTTGATTTAAACAGAACTATTAATGTTAATGAGAATAATGTTTCTATCGAAACAATCTTAAATACCATTTTTGGAAATACAGGCACAGACTATAAAGTTTCCGGAAACCACATCGTTCTGATGGCAAAAAAAGCGCCGGAAGAAAAGAGTGCAGCAGAAAAAGATTTTATCGTAAAAGGTAGAGTTACCGATGAAAAAGGGATGCCTTTAGTGGGTGCTGCTGTTGCTGATAATGGTTCAGGAAGAGGAGTAAACACAGATTTTAATGGAGAATACCAGATTATTGCTGTAAGCAGCGAAACTACTTTGGCTTATTCTTATTTAGGATATGTTAGACAGGAAATAAAAGTGGAAGGCAGAAGTGTTATCAACGTTGTCTTAAAGGCAGATGTACAGGAATTGGAAGGAATTGTTTTAAAGACAGGTTATCAGGAAATTACAGCTGAAAAAGCAACAGGATCTTTCTCTAGTTTAAAAGCTAAAGATTTTCAGGAACAGCGTTTAAGCGGTTTAGATAAAATTTTAGAAGGACGTGTTGTTGGATATCAGGATGGAAGAATCCGTGGAACGACTTCTATGACAGGGCTAACAACTCCTTTATATGTTATTGACGGCTTTCCGGTAGAAAATACAAGATTAACTCCTTATAGTACAATAGAAGACAATCTTCCGAGTCTTAACTTGGAAGATATTGAAACAATTACGGTTTTAAAAGATGCGGCAGCTTCTTCTATTTATGGTGCTCGTGCTGCTAATGGCGTTATAGTAATTACTACTAAAAAAGCAAAAGCAGGAAAAACCAATATTTCGTTTTCAAGTAACTTAACCGTTACTCCTTATAGAAATTATACAGGAAACCTTACTGATTCCGGAGATATTATTGGTCTGGAAAGAGGATGGGCAGATGGAAATCCTAATTTAAAAACTGCTAATGCTGGCACTTATGCCCAGTCATTACTAAATAATGCTGTATTTACAAGTTTAGGAATGCAGACTATTTTAAATGGTTATGCAGGAAAAACTTCAATGGCAGAAATGAACACCCGTTTGGATGCGCTTGGTTCTCAGGGCTATAAATACTATGATGATATAGCTAAATATGCTAAACGCGATCAGTATTTTTTACAGCACAATCTTAGTTTAGGAAAGGCGACAGAAAACAATACTTTTAATGCCTCTTTGACATACAAAAGCAATCAGCTTGAAGACAGATATTCTGATAATGAAACAGTTGGTCTTAACTTAAAGAACTCAACTCAGATTAACAGCTGGTTGTCTCTGGATTTAGGATCTTACACCAATTTTGGAAAGGGAGATACACAAAGTTATTTTGCTTCAGGACCTGGGTTTAAATATCAGCCATACAATCAGTTAGTGAATAATGACGGAACTAATTTTGTTTCTACGGCAGCTTCTCGTTACAATAATTTCACACTTCAGTCCATGCAGACTTATGGTCTTTATAACATGGATATTACTCCAATGGACGAGTTTGGAAGAAATCTGACTGAAAATAAAACTTTCTTAAACAGAACTTTTGCAAAATTTAATGTGAAGTTTAGTAAAGCATTTACATACAATGCGATGTTCCAGTACGAATTTGGGTCAGATCGAGCAAGTCAGTTATATGGTAAAGACTCTTATTATGTAAGAAGCAAGGTAAACGGAATGGTAACAATTGCAAATAATAAGGCAGTTTACAATTTACCTTACGGTGATATTATTAAAGAAACGAATCAATATTCTAATGCATATAATTTCCGTCAGCAATTAAACTTTAATCAGACTTTTGCAGAAAAGCATGATTTCTCTGCGATTGCCGGTATGGAAATTCGTCACTCTAAACAAGAATATAACGATAACACAAGATATGGTTATGACTCACAAACTTTAGGTTTTGCGCCAATAAATCAGGCAGATTTATTAAAGGTTTATGGAACTGTTTTTAGTGGTTATATGGGGCAAAACGAATTTTCATTAGAGAAAGAATTACAGAACCGTTATGTTTCTGTTTACTCAACAGGAGGTTATACTTACGACAAAAGATATACACTTTCAGGAAGTATTCGTTGGGATCGTTCAAACCTTTGGGGAACAGATAGTAAATACCAAAATAAACCAATCTGGTCAGCAGGTGCGGGTTGGAATATTAACAACGAATCATTTTTTGATGCTGATTGGGTAGATGGTCTTAAGCTTCGTGCATCTTACGGTATTGGAGGGAATATTGCCAAAGACTCTGCTCCGTATTTAACAGCATATTACAATTCAAATTCAAATGTTGGAGGAAATCAGGGAACAGTTAATAAAAGACCAAATCCTGAATTGTCATGGGAAAAAACCACTACAACAAATATTGGTTTAGATTTTTCATTATTTAAAAGCAGATTAAGCGGAACTTTAGATTTATACAACAAAAAAGGACAGGATTTGTTAGCAAGTAGCCAGGGAATTCCAACCGAAGGATGGGGGTATTCTACTTATTATATTAACAATGGTGAAATGACTAACAAAGGTATTGAAGTTAGTTTGAACGGAACTATCGTTAAAACACCTTCATTCTCCTGGGATGCTTCTATTTTATATGCTTACAACAAAAACAGAGTAGATTATGTAAATGTAAAAGCACCAGTTTATTATTTACAATTGGATCAAGCGAAGTTTTTCCCGAGAGTAGGAACAAATTATAATTCAATTTATGGCTATAAATGGGCTGGATTAAGCAGTACAGGAATTCCTCAGGTTTATGATGCTTCAGGAACAGCAGTAAAATATAATCCGGGACAACTTGATGCAATTCAGGATTTTGGTTCAACAGTTCCTACTCATAGTGGTTCTTTCCATACTTCTGCAAAGTATAAAAACTTCTCGCTTTCGGCTCTTTTCATTTATGAGTTAGGACATAAAGTAAGAAATACATTCCTACCAATGCTAAATAATGTTTATAATGGAGCAGCAGGAGGTTATGTAACTGATATTTCAGTAGTAAACAATCATATTGCAGATCGTTGGCAGCAACCGGGTGACGAGGCATTTACAAATGTTCCAAGAGTAGTATATGAATATGATCCGGAATTTAATTCAGATTCCCGTACTATTTATTCATACGCAGATATTAATATTCTGGATGCTTCAAATGTGAGATTAAGCAACGTTTCGTTGGCGTATCAAATGCCAAGTGACATAGTTAAAAGAGTGAAGTTAGACGGTGTACGTTTTAATTTAAACGCAGAAAACGTATATACTTTTGCTAAAAGCAGAGATGCTAAGTATATGTTGGGCGGTTTCATATCTCCAAGTTTTGTTTTCGGAGTAAATGTTAATTTCTAA